The genomic region AgccagcagctgtgtgttgtCCTGCTTGCCTCTTTGCAGCAGAGGTCCTGACGTAGAGCTTTTAGCCCACAGGACACCAGGAGATCTCAGCAGGCCATGGCCAGTCGGGGAGGTGCCACGAGACCCAACGGACCCAACGCAGGGAACAAGATCTGCCAGTTtaaactggtgctgctgggggagTCAGCCGTTGGGAAGTCCAGCTTAGTGCTCCGCTTCGTCAAGGGTCAGTTCCACGAATTCCAGGAAAGCACAATAGGAGGTGAGGGTCACGCAGCGAGACCGGTCTGATTCATGAGCTGCCAGCTGGCTGGAGATCAACCGGGTCAGTTCAGGGGAATGTTCATCTCGGGGCTCGTCCTGGAAACCTCAGCTGACGCCGTGTCGGCCAGTCAGATAAAACGAGCCAATTAGTTTTGATGCTCGTAAGTCCCAGAGATGATTACGCAGCCCCAGCTAATTCatagcccccccaccccacccccaccaccccccacttTCCCAGGAACGCAGACCTGTGGCTTCACTGGCACCGCCAGCAGGAACTGTGAAGACTGAGTTTGAGCTTCTGGGGTTTATAATGGCATCActttcctgtctgttgtcttcTCAAAAACTCAGATTCGGACCTCCAGAATGAAACTTTTGCATCAGTCCAGGTCTCCATTCAGCTCTCTGTTCATCCCGTTTCtatgtttgttggtttttataAGAATTTGGGGTATTTTGACCTAAATGAAGTCTAAAATGCTCCAGAACACTTGCAGGGTGTGTTGGGAATGAGGGCGTCGCTCATAGGGATGTAGGGAATGTGGAACAATTCCTTCATTGTCTACTAGCCTGTTTGTATCTgaagtgctgccccctgtgtgtttgggggtgcATTGCGGTTCTTGAAAACATCCCAAACTTCCCATTTTCAGTTTTCCTGTATTCTTAAGCGCCTCAGTCATGAATAAACTCTGCTCTCAAATACCAAGCATAGCTAAAACGTGGCTAAATCTGCTGAAATGACACTGAGACGCGTTTACGATCCGTTTCGGTTGAATCCGCTCAGCGTCACGGAGACCGTAGCAGCCTTGTGTTGTTTTGATATCGATTATCTCACCGCCCTTCTGTTTCCTCCCAGCTGCGTTCCTCACCCAAACGGTATGTCTCGACGACACGACGGTGAAGTTTGAAATCTGGGACACAGCAGGTCAGGAGCGCTACCACAGTTTGGCGCCTATGTATTACAGAGGAGCGCAGGCGGCCATCGTGGTCTACGACATCACAAACGAGGTACCTTGGCCTCACGCCTGAAAGGAGGCGTTTTGTTCTCGGCACAAATCTCCTCGTCTTCTGTTCGCAGGAGTCGTTCGCCCGCGCGAAGAACTGGGTCAAGGAGCTACAGAGACAAGCTAGTCCTAATATAGTCATCGCTCTGTCGGGCAACAAGGCCGACCTGGCCAGCAAGAGAGCCGTCGACTTCCAGGTGAGTGCAAACAGGCTGATTGTTAGGTCCGACTAGAGCAGGCCCAGATGCCGCCCGTACGGCGGGCTCCTAGCAGTCTGGGAGCGCTCGCTGACATCTACTGGTAATGACTTTGTACTGCCAGGATGCCCAGTCATACGCAGACGACAACAGCTTACTGTTCATGGAGACGTCAGCAAAGACATCGATGAACGTGAACGAGATATTCATGGCCATCGGTGGGTGACTCTGACATTTCACGTAAATGCTGCGTAAATCTGAAATGACGTGGGAGGGGGGAATAGagataaaagctgttttctttctttcctttacgCTAGCAAAGAGATTGCCGAAGAGCGAGCCtcaggcagcagggggcagcagcgggCGGAACCGCGGCGTGGACCTGACGGAAGCCGCCCAGCCCGCAAAGGCTCCCTGCTGCAGTACCTAACacggagaccccccccccccccccacaaaccaCCCACCATCTACAAATCTACAACAGCCAGAAGGCGTCAAGCCAATGTGGTCGCTCCCTCATGGTCTCTCTCATTAGAAGAAtccctgtgccccccccccccccttttataACAATGAAGTCAATGGTAATGTCCCTTCCCAGTTTGGCTGCTAC from Takifugu rubripes chromosome 12, fTakRub1.2, whole genome shotgun sequence harbors:
- the LOC101071138 gene encoding ras-related protein Rab-5A-like, whose product is MASRGGATRPNGPNAGNKICQFKLVLLGESAVGKSSLVLRFVKGQFHEFQESTIGAAFLTQTVCLDDTTVKFEIWDTAGQERYHSLAPMYYRGAQAAIVVYDITNEESFARAKNWVKELQRQASPNIVIALSGNKADLASKRAVDFQDAQSYADDNSLLFMETSAKTSMNVNEIFMAIAKRLPKSEPQAAGGSSGRNRGVDLTEAAQPAKAPCCST